Below is a window of Panthera leo isolate Ple1 chromosome B4, P.leo_Ple1_pat1.1, whole genome shotgun sequence DNA.
gggctcaaacccatgaactgtgagatcatgagccgagccgaagtcagatgcttaacccactgagccacccaggcgcccctatgtgacAGCATTTTATTAGATCTTTGCCGTGACCCAGGAACTATAAGTAATATGAATTGCAAACACTTTATTAAGAATTAAGAGAAGAGTCAATCCAGGCTTAGAGCTTCAGCAGATACAGAGAATTAttattcaaaatgagaaaacagaaataaagaagaaaaaatacagaaaagcaaaatgaagaaaacagccAAGTTCAATTTTATTCCTATAGTTCATACCTTCATTTGTATTTACTTTGTTGGCTAATGAACTGGGAGTTAAAAGGctaatttaagaaatttatttaattcaaatAACCCTACTCTAAATTTGTTTTAGATTTGTCTATATATATGTGACAGACAGCATCTAATAACTTAGAGAGGAAAATCAAAATAGATTCAGAaggcaaatataaatgaaaatgaattgaaAAGTGATGAGAAATGAATATGAATACAATTTAGGAGAACTAATTGAGTATGAGCCTAAGAAGGAGGAACTTTGTTAATTgtgaagtaaaataagaaaacgtgttaacatttccttaaaagatatgtcatttttaaaacgAGGGCTAGAGAAGGATTCAGAGTTTTAAggtttccctccatttttttttacctggattttatatttcaataaaaatctggaacctttcattttattccaaCCTTTGTCATTATTATAGTTTTCTCTCTTAATTTGCGTGAAGTTAGTGATGGGCAACCAGACATCAGTGATAGAGTTCATTCTTCTTGGACTGACAGCTGACACTGAGCTTCAGGctgtgcttttcctttttctgctgctAACTTACGTCTTAAGCATCCTGGGAAACTTGACCATCATCATTCTGACCACGCTGGATTATCGCCTCCAGACTCCTATGTATTTCTTCCTCCGGAATTTTTCCATTCTGGAAATATCTTTTACCTCTGTCTTTGTTCCCAAAATGCTAGTCAATATTGGAACTGGAGACAGGACTATCTCCTTTGCTGCTTGtttctctcagtatttttttGCCATCCTTCTGGGAGCAACCGAGTTTTATCTTTTAGCTGCCATGTCCTTTGACCGCTATGTTGCCATTTGCAAACCCCTACATTATACAACTGTAATGAGCAGGAGACTCTGCATTCAACTTGTCTTGTGTTCCTGGTTCTCTGGTTTTTTGGTTGTCATTGGGCCTCATATAATGACTCTCCAGCTGCCTTTCTGTGCATCCAACATCATCAATCATTACTGCTGTGACTATACCGTATTGTTGCATCTAGCTTGTTCAGACACACATTTCATAGAAGTGATGGAGTTCATCTTGGCTGCAGTTACCCTCATCTTCACCTTGGTGCTAGTGATCCTTTCCTACACGTACATTATCAGGACAATTCTGAGAATCCCCTCTgttcaacagagaaaaaaagctttttctaCATGTTTCTCTCATATGATTGTGGTCTCACTTTCTTATGGAAGTTGTATCTTTATGTACATAAATCCTTCTGTTAAGGATGCAGAAACTTTTAATAAGGGCGTGGCTGTTTTAAATACGTCAGTTGCCCCTCTGTTGAACCCTTTCATCTATAGCCTCAGGAATAAGCAAGTGAAAATAGCCTTCAAAGATTTGGTCAGCAAAGTAACagctttttcaagaaaataaatctgaggctcataataataataaatactaaataacgAATAAATGTTTGTAGAtgtatattattgtatattacaGTGTTTTCTATAATATGCCATCAATAGTCCCACCTGAACACCAAAACAGTAAAACAATCTATTTAATGAAGCCTATTTTAACatgactttatttcttaaaagttttaaaggcctgtgagtgtatatatgtgtgtgtatcttctaaTGTTTCATgctatttttccttatttgtacCTCACTTTTAAGGAAAGGATGTGGGAGAAAGTTAGAATTGGGAGTATGAATTCTAATTGTTAGTTTTTTACAACTGAACTTTTCTTATCCACTCCCACGTGGTGTCCCATCTCTATACTTGgaaattgaattatttaatatACACCCAGAAGAAATCTACTTTAGTTTGTGAATAATAGCTTAAATAATACGTCAGTTAATTAACATAAAGTTGGTTATTTTGTAATTATACTATTCAGATTTAAGTTTAGTGTTTCCACAATAATCACTTACTGAAACACTAGGCTACTCAATGTTTGGGGTAAGAAAGATAGatgtaaagaagagaaaatcaataTCTACTTATTTTCAAACTGATAGGAAAATAGTAATGATTTATACACACATTAAACACTGAGTGAATCcacaaaagagggaaagggacgattcaaatttcagttactTAGCCATATATCATTATAGCAAATTCATACAAATTAATGTTGTGCCTAGTCATTGTTCTGGTTCCGTTTCacaagaatatgaaataaaattatatgaacaGCATATATGATGTTAACAATTTTATAAGCTGAAATCATCTTCTTTCTAAGTTGATgctaaactttaaattttatgatCTGATGTCCTCAGGCAGGGTGTCCATCACAAGCCgatattttctaaacatttcttaTCCATATTACTTTTTTTCAGAAAGCCTGGGCCAGACCCATAGTAtgggtaattttaaaatttaaagaagctATGCATGTTTCTTTCAATGTACTGATGAAGAAAACGGGGCCCTAGAGGTTATcaacaaaatactttttattaaagtgtatTGTTAAATTTGTACTCTTGAATCTTGACTCATCCATCTAATAATGGAGAATCTACTAAGTAGCAGAGATACTAAGAGTGCCCTGGGACACCAAGGGGGAGAAAGATGATTGAAAATGTAGCACCTGTTAGTTTCGTCTGAAAAGTCACCTAAATTCCTGACATGTAGTTGTTGGC
It encodes the following:
- the LOC122223610 gene encoding olfactory receptor 6C4-like, producing the protein MGNQTSVIEFILLGLTADTELQAVLFLFLLLTYVLSILGNLTIIILTTLDYRLQTPMYFFLRNFSILEISFTSVFVPKMLVNIGTGDRTISFAACFSQYFFAILLGATEFYLLAAMSFDRYVAICKPLHYTTVMSRRLCIQLVLCSWFSGFLVVIGPHIMTLQLPFCASNIINHYCCDYTVLLHLACSDTHFIEVMEFILAAVTLIFTLVLVILSYTYIIRTILRIPSVQQRKKAFSTCFSHMIVVSLSYGSCIFMYINPSVKDAETFNKGVAVLNTSVAPLLNPFIYSLRNKQVKIAFKDLVSKVTAFSRK